One genomic window of Luteitalea pratensis includes the following:
- a CDS encoding Os1348 family NHLP clan protein gives MSQAHVEQVIGRLATDEHWRARYKQARAEALDALTTEAALEVTPTERRALLELPPEALDRFAGALDPRLQRLGVTR, from the coding sequence ATGAGCCAGGCACACGTGGAACAAGTGATCGGTCGACTCGCGACCGACGAGCACTGGAGGGCGCGGTACAAACAGGCGCGCGCCGAAGCGCTCGACGCACTCACCACCGAGGCGGCGCTGGAGGTGACGCCTACCGAGCGCCGCGCGCTTCTCGAACTGCCGCCGGAAGCCCTGGATCGGTTTGCCGGAGCGCTCGATCCCCGGCTCCAGCGCCTGGGGGTGACGCGATGA
- the lpxB gene encoding lipid-A-disaccharide synthase, with amino-acid sequence MISCGEPSGDLYAGALATALRRQQPDVDVFGFGGPRLAGAGGRLLGSYEGLAVTGLFEVLRTLPRTWRMYRHLVAEAERQRPDVFVAIDFADFNFRLGQALHARGIPVVYYIGPQLWAWRPGRMQVIKRFADRVLVIFPFEQSLYERAGVPAEFVGHPLIDMIDRHAPRATILTRHGLSQAAPTVALLPGSRHNEVASTLPTMLEACVRMRSEEPDLQFLIARAPGLHAHHFEAVLRSHLPIGVHEGDTDAVLAASDLVITASGTATVQTALHGKPMVIVYRLSPLTYRLGRPFVKVDTFGMVNLIAGRRIVPELIQADFTAQRVSEEALRFLRDHAYADRVRAELARVVQALGGPGASDRAATAVLALAAAHASTPNARD; translated from the coding sequence ATGATCTCGTGCGGGGAGCCGTCAGGTGACCTGTACGCAGGTGCGCTGGCGACGGCTCTCCGCCGCCAGCAGCCGGACGTCGACGTCTTCGGTTTCGGCGGCCCCCGCCTCGCCGGCGCGGGCGGGCGGCTCCTCGGCTCGTACGAGGGCCTGGCCGTGACCGGCCTCTTCGAGGTGTTGCGCACGCTGCCGCGCACCTGGCGCATGTACCGGCACCTGGTTGCGGAAGCGGAGCGCCAGCGCCCGGACGTCTTCGTCGCCATCGACTTCGCCGACTTCAATTTCCGGCTCGGGCAGGCGCTCCACGCACGCGGCATTCCCGTCGTGTATTACATCGGGCCGCAACTCTGGGCCTGGCGGCCAGGACGCATGCAGGTCATCAAGCGCTTCGCGGATCGCGTGCTGGTGATCTTTCCCTTCGAGCAGTCCCTGTACGAGCGGGCAGGCGTTCCGGCCGAGTTCGTCGGCCATCCCCTCATCGACATGATCGACCGGCACGCGCCGCGCGCCACCATCCTGACCCGTCACGGCCTGTCGCAGGCGGCACCGACGGTGGCACTCCTGCCCGGCAGCCGCCACAACGAAGTCGCGAGCACGCTCCCGACGATGCTCGAGGCGTGTGTACGCATGCGTTCCGAGGAACCCGACCTGCAGTTCCTCATCGCACGTGCGCCGGGGTTGCACGCTCACCACTTCGAGGCAGTGCTGCGCAGTCACCTGCCGATCGGCGTGCACGAAGGCGACACCGACGCCGTGCTCGCCGCCAGCGATCTCGTGATCACCGCCTCGGGCACCGCCACGGTGCAGACGGCGCTGCACGGCAAGCCGATGGTGATCGTCTACCGGCTGTCGCCACTCACGTACCGATTGGGCCGGCCGTTCGTCAAGGTCGATACGTTCGGCATGGTCAATCTCATCGCCGGCCGGCGCATCGTGCCGGAATTGATCCAGGCCGATTTCACGGCACAGCGCGTCAGCGAGGAAGCGCTGCGATTCCTGCGCGACCACGCGTACGCCGACCGCGTCCGTGCCGAGTTGGCCCGGGTCGTGCAGGCACTTGGGGGACCAGGCGCCTCTGACCGTGCCGCGACGGCCGTGCTCGCACTCGCCGCCGCGCACGCCTCCACACCGAACGCCCGGGACTAG
- a CDS encoding M16 family metallopeptidase yields MIVRSMQTLWLAAVAILVAVTSPLCAQERPPRPLEAHDVKIPPYEIRTLPNGLRVVVVSQHEQPAVSLRMLVKAGSAQDPAGKPGVAAMVGGLLDQGTARQSSEQISDIIDYVGGALGSGAGTDLSYANILVLKDRFDFALDLMADVVRTPSFPQEELDRVRTQALSAMSVNMQDPEFVADAVIDRLVYGFHPYGLPGNGTPESLTSVTRNDLVQFHKAWFSPNNALLAVVGDVNVEEAFAGVTRAFGDWQPHDPPAMPPAEVPEPTRRVVLVDRPNSIQTEIRAGHVAIQRNHPDYMALNLATKILGGEGANRLQNVLRSEKGLTYGASADMDAYKLTGSIIAETDTQTSTTGEALRLTVDEFWRLVREPVGDRELMGAQAYLAGSFPLSIETADDIALQVLNLLFFDLDVKELATYRDRINAVTSADIQRVAKQFVKPGRLSIVLVGDARQVLPQLKAVGVDNVEVLPLADLDLTSPSLRRKVAVPSQAPGR; encoded by the coding sequence GTGATCGTGCGATCGATGCAGACCCTGTGGCTGGCCGCGGTGGCGATCCTGGTCGCGGTGACCTCGCCGCTGTGCGCGCAGGAGCGGCCGCCACGGCCCCTCGAGGCGCACGACGTCAAGATTCCGCCCTACGAAATCCGGACCCTCCCCAACGGGCTGCGCGTGGTCGTGGTCTCGCAGCACGAGCAGCCGGCGGTGAGCCTGCGCATGCTCGTCAAGGCCGGGTCGGCGCAGGATCCAGCCGGCAAGCCCGGTGTGGCGGCGATGGTCGGCGGTCTCCTGGATCAGGGCACTGCCAGGCAGTCGTCCGAGCAGATCTCCGACATCATCGACTACGTGGGCGGGGCGCTCGGATCCGGGGCCGGCACCGACCTTTCGTACGCGAACATCCTCGTCCTGAAGGACCGCTTCGACTTCGCGCTGGACCTCATGGCCGACGTGGTGCGCACACCATCGTTCCCGCAGGAGGAACTCGACCGCGTGCGCACGCAGGCGCTCTCGGCGATGTCGGTCAACATGCAGGATCCCGAGTTCGTCGCCGATGCCGTGATCGATCGCCTGGTGTACGGGTTCCATCCGTACGGATTGCCGGGCAACGGCACGCCGGAATCGCTCACGAGCGTCACGCGCAATGACCTCGTGCAGTTCCACAAGGCGTGGTTCTCGCCCAACAACGCCCTGCTGGCAGTGGTCGGCGACGTCAACGTCGAAGAGGCGTTCGCCGGCGTGACACGTGCCTTTGGCGATTGGCAGCCACACGATCCTCCGGCGATGCCACCCGCCGAAGTGCCCGAGCCGACGCGACGGGTCGTGCTCGTCGACCGGCCGAACTCGATCCAGACGGAGATCCGCGCCGGGCACGTCGCGATCCAGCGGAATCACCCCGATTACATGGCGCTGAACCTGGCGACGAAGATCCTCGGCGGCGAGGGTGCCAATCGCCTGCAGAACGTCTTGCGCTCGGAGAAGGGCCTGACCTACGGCGCGTCGGCCGACATGGACGCCTACAAGCTCACCGGCTCGATCATCGCCGAGACCGATACGCAGACGTCCACGACCGGCGAAGCGCTGCGGCTCACCGTCGACGAATTCTGGCGGCTGGTCCGTGAGCCTGTCGGCGACCGCGAGTTGATGGGGGCGCAGGCGTACCTGGCCGGCAGCTTCCCGCTCAGCATCGAGACTGCCGACGACATCGCGCTGCAGGTGCTGAACCTCCTGTTCTTCGACCTCGACGTGAAGGAGCTCGCGACCTATCGCGACCGCATCAACGCGGTGACCAGCGCCGACATCCAGCGCGTGGCGAAGCAGTTCGTGAAGCCGGGCCGGCTGTCGATCGTGCTGGTCGGCGACGCCCGGCAGGTGCTGCCGCAGCTCAAGGCGGTGGGTGTGGACAACGTCGAAGTGCTGCCGCTGGCGGATCTCGACCTGACCAGCCCGTCCCTGCGCCGCAAGGTCGCCGTGCCGTCCCAGGCTCCCGGGCGCTGA
- the gatC gene encoding Asp-tRNA(Asn)/Glu-tRNA(Gln) amidotransferase subunit GatC, whose protein sequence is MARFSPEEIDRIAALAQLRLTDEARTRLGADLEQILDYVDRLQAVPTDGVPLTAHIVEGAGDLRADEPRPSLDVRDALANATDANEKAGLFRVPRVIGA, encoded by the coding sequence ATGGCTCGCTTCAGTCCCGAGGAGATCGACCGTATCGCCGCGCTCGCCCAGCTCCGGCTCACCGACGAGGCCAGGACCCGCCTTGGCGCCGATCTGGAACAGATCCTGGATTACGTCGATCGGCTGCAGGCCGTGCCGACCGACGGGGTCCCCCTCACCGCCCACATCGTGGAAGGCGCCGGAGACCTGCGTGCCGACGAGCCACGGCCCTCGCTCGACGTCCGCGACGCGCTCGCCAACGCCACCGACGCCAACGAGAAGGCCGGCTTGTTCCGCGTGCCACGGGTGATCGGCGCATGA
- a CDS encoding sigma-54-dependent Fis family transcriptional regulator, producing MPPDADLLARLDALAELLPLLSGALDIREVFPHLSRVTCRVLPHDALALALLAPDRESLFVHALTTEVDFQRPDRIQVPQEARHLFEVPWDYLLCDDMATDPVMRQIPAVVAGLHGSLRVPLRRNGQVFGGLNFMSRAQGGFTAQDAPVAIRVAAYVALALAHKDLADEAARAAEVRERATALEQRVRSLTDQLSVLGHGSPRRMVGVSAAWRQAVGEAAQVAATDTTVLLTGESGTGKEVLARFIHGASPRAAGPFLAINCAALPESLIESELFGHEKGAFTGATQTRAGLIERAAGGVLLLDEVGELSPGAQAKLLRVLQEREFQRVGASRVLRADVRVIAATHRHLRTMVDRGTFREDLFYRLHIFVIALPPLRERPDDVLPLAEVLLEDIGRQLGRRGAGLSREAAPRLLAYPWPGNVRELRNVLERAAILAGGGLITSEHLALPAPAPPQSSGASDPATAPRRIGLPAGTERRQTLPDVEREMVENALVGARYNKSEAARALGLTRAQFYVRLKRHGLAI from the coding sequence GTGCCCCCCGACGCGGACCTGCTCGCGCGGCTCGACGCGCTGGCCGAGTTGCTGCCCCTGCTCTCGGGGGCGTTGGACATCCGTGAGGTGTTCCCGCATTTGTCTCGGGTCACCTGCCGGGTGCTGCCGCACGACGCGCTGGCGCTCGCGCTGCTCGCGCCCGACCGGGAATCGCTGTTTGTCCACGCCCTGACGACCGAAGTCGACTTTCAACGCCCCGATCGCATCCAGGTGCCGCAGGAAGCCCGGCACCTGTTCGAGGTGCCGTGGGACTACCTCCTGTGCGACGACATGGCGACCGACCCGGTCATGCGGCAGATCCCGGCCGTGGTTGCCGGCCTGCACGGGTCGCTGCGCGTTCCGCTGCGTCGGAACGGACAGGTCTTCGGCGGGCTCAACTTCATGTCGAGGGCCCAGGGTGGCTTCACGGCGCAGGACGCGCCGGTGGCAATCCGGGTGGCGGCGTACGTGGCGCTCGCGCTGGCACACAAGGATCTCGCCGACGAGGCGGCACGCGCCGCGGAGGTGCGCGAGCGCGCGACGGCGCTCGAGCAACGTGTGCGTTCGCTGACCGACCAGTTGTCGGTCCTCGGGCATGGCTCGCCACGACGGATGGTGGGTGTGTCGGCAGCGTGGCGGCAGGCGGTAGGCGAAGCCGCCCAGGTCGCGGCGACCGACACGACCGTACTCCTCACGGGAGAGTCCGGCACGGGCAAGGAAGTGCTTGCGCGCTTCATCCATGGCGCGTCCCCGCGGGCCGCCGGACCGTTCCTGGCGATCAACTGTGCCGCCCTGCCCGAGTCGCTGATCGAGTCGGAACTGTTCGGGCATGAAAAGGGCGCCTTCACGGGCGCCACGCAGACGAGGGCCGGCCTCATCGAGCGCGCGGCCGGCGGCGTGCTGCTGCTCGACGAGGTCGGCGAACTGTCGCCCGGCGCGCAGGCCAAGCTGCTGCGGGTGCTCCAGGAGCGAGAGTTCCAGCGCGTCGGCGCGTCGCGGGTGCTGCGCGCAGACGTGCGCGTGATCGCCGCGACGCATCGTCACCTGCGCACGATGGTCGACCGCGGCACGTTCCGCGAGGACCTGTTCTATCGGCTGCATATCTTCGTCATCGCCCTGCCGCCTCTGCGTGAGCGTCCCGATGACGTGCTGCCCCTGGCCGAAGTGCTGCTCGAGGACATCGGGCGGCAGTTGGGACGGCGTGGCGCCGGGCTGTCGCGCGAGGCAGCCCCCCGACTGCTGGCTTACCCATGGCCTGGCAACGTGCGCGAACTCCGTAACGTGCTCGAGCGTGCCGCGATCCTCGCCGGCGGCGGACTGATCACCTCCGAGCATCTCGCTCTCCCGGCGCCGGCGCCCCCGCAGTCGTCCGGCGCGTCGGACCCGGCCACGGCCCCGCGCCGGATCGGGTTGCCGGCCGGGACTGAACGCCGCCAGACACTCCCGGATGTCGAGCGCGAGATGGTCGAAAACGCCCTGGTTGGAGCGCGATACAACAAGTCCGAGGCAGCGAGGGCACTGGGCCTGACGCGCGCCCAGTTCTACGTCCGCCTCAAACGCCACGGCCTCGCGATATAA
- a CDS encoding M16 family metallopeptidase: MTRMLARPVAAAALAVGIVAGAFEAPTAATSVRPTAFKFDDYTLPNGLRVILLEDHSTPIVHVTLWYHVGSKDEKTGRTGFAHLFEHMMFKGSKNVQPEAHTSYIASVGGQSNAYTTEDTTVFWQTVPEQYLPLTLWLEADRMASLRIEDATFKTERQVVKEERRQRVENQPYGRLSEIIYDSAFTTHPYKHPIIGSMADLEAASIEDVREFHRNYYRPDNATLVIAGDFDPAVARGLVDREFSKVPKPAGVVPRNIPQEPARTRELRVTIEEDWPLPAVVVAYPITYDGNPDSYPLHIAAKVLSDGTSSRIYQRLVYKERLALSAFGQANLIENPNLFYTVAIVAPGHTPEQVTKALIEEMDRLVTEPITARELERSKNQFARDYVLGRQTVQNKATILAHAVVLHKGDIGTADGEFDIFQNMTAAEVQRVAKTYFTPQSRMVLTVMPRGQRPAGGQ, encoded by the coding sequence ATGACACGCATGCTCGCCCGGCCTGTTGCGGCCGCCGCGCTGGCCGTCGGCATCGTGGCGGGAGCCTTCGAGGCACCTACCGCTGCCACATCCGTCAGGCCAACGGCGTTCAAGTTCGACGACTACACGCTGCCCAACGGGCTGCGGGTCATCCTGCTCGAGGATCACTCGACGCCGATCGTCCACGTGACGCTCTGGTACCACGTGGGATCGAAGGACGAGAAGACCGGTCGCACCGGTTTCGCGCACCTGTTCGAGCACATGATGTTCAAGGGCAGCAAGAATGTGCAGCCCGAGGCGCACACCTCGTACATCGCGTCGGTCGGTGGGCAGAGCAACGCCTACACCACCGAGGACACGACGGTCTTCTGGCAAACCGTTCCGGAGCAGTACCTGCCACTCACCCTGTGGCTCGAGGCGGATCGGATGGCGTCGCTCCGCATCGAGGACGCGACGTTCAAGACCGAGCGGCAAGTGGTCAAGGAGGAACGCCGGCAGCGGGTGGAGAACCAGCCGTACGGTCGCCTCTCCGAGATCATCTACGACAGCGCGTTCACGACGCACCCTTACAAGCACCCTATCATCGGCAGCATGGCCGACCTCGAGGCCGCGAGCATCGAGGACGTGCGAGAGTTCCACCGCAACTATTACCGGCCGGACAACGCGACGCTGGTGATCGCGGGCGACTTCGACCCGGCCGTCGCCAGGGGCCTCGTCGACCGCGAGTTCAGCAAGGTTCCCAAGCCGGCCGGCGTCGTGCCGCGCAACATCCCGCAGGAGCCGGCGCGGACCAGGGAGTTACGCGTCACGATCGAGGAGGACTGGCCGCTGCCGGCGGTGGTCGTCGCCTACCCGATCACCTACGACGGCAACCCCGACTCCTACCCGCTGCACATCGCCGCGAAGGTGCTCTCCGATGGCACCAGTTCGCGCATCTACCAGCGGCTGGTCTACAAGGAGCGACTGGCACTCTCGGCATTCGGGCAGGCGAACCTGATCGAGAACCCGAACCTGTTCTACACCGTGGCCATCGTCGCACCGGGGCACACGCCCGAGCAGGTGACCAAGGCGCTGATCGAGGAAATGGACAGGCTCGTGACCGAGCCGATCACCGCGCGCGAGCTCGAACGCAGCAAGAATCAGTTCGCGCGTGATTACGTGCTCGGACGTCAAACCGTACAGAACAAGGCCACCATCCTCGCGCACGCCGTCGTCCTCCACAAGGGCGATATCGGCACCGCGGACGGGGAGTTCGACATCTTCCAGAACATGACGGCCGCCGAGGTGCAGCGCGTGGCGAAGACCTATTTCACGCCGCAGAGCCGGATGGTGCTCACGGTGATGCCACGCGGGCAGCGCCCCGCCGGGGGGCAGTAG
- a CDS encoding DUF2277 domain-containing protein, whose protein sequence is MCRNIKTLFNFDPPATDDEVRASALQFVRKLSGFTKPSQANAEAFDKAVQDVTDAARVLIASLSTSATPKDRGVEAEKLRQRSRERFSRA, encoded by the coding sequence ATGTGCCGCAACATCAAGACGCTGTTCAATTTCGATCCGCCGGCGACCGACGACGAGGTTCGTGCGTCGGCGCTGCAGTTTGTCCGCAAGCTGAGTGGGTTCACCAAGCCGTCGCAGGCCAACGCCGAGGCCTTCGACAAGGCGGTGCAGGACGTGACCGACGCGGCGCGGGTGTTGATCGCGTCGTTGTCGACGAGCGCGACCCCGAAGGACCGCGGCGTCGAGGCCGAGAAGTTGCGGCAGCGGTCGCGCGAACGTTTCAGCCGGGCCTAA
- the gatA gene encoding Asp-tRNA(Asn)/Glu-tRNA(Gln) amidotransferase subunit GatA: MSVVDLLPTGTAAAARACEAAITALAEAGRLNAVLTVTTERARERAAAVDALDDQERARLPLAGVPVAIKDNICARGTRTTAGSRILDRFIAPYDATVVERLDAAGAVIVAKTNCDEFAMGSSNENSAYGAVLNPWDETRTPGGSSGGSAALVAAGAVPVALGSDTGGSIRQPASFCGIVGMKPTYGRVSRYGLVAYGSSLDQIGPLTRTVRQAGHVLAALAGPDPRDATTVTMPPFEVPSTDASLQGLRIGVPRALLADGVDDDVRTAVERALAVMVGGGATLHDIELPHAAHAIPTYYLVATAEASANLARYDGVRFGYRAPASDYTDLASMYAASRSTGFGAEVMRRILLGTYVLSAGYYDAYYRKAQQVRTLITRDYERAFASVDVVVMPTAPTTAFRLGEKVEDPLQMYLADVFTVSANLSGLPAISVPCGIDGQGLPVGLQMTAPAFDETTLLRGAAAYEDARGAFPTPR; encoded by the coding sequence ATGAGCGTCGTCGACCTGCTTCCGACCGGCACGGCCGCCGCTGCGCGCGCTTGCGAGGCCGCCATCACGGCGCTCGCCGAGGCCGGGCGGCTGAATGCCGTCCTGACCGTCACCACGGAGCGTGCGCGCGAGCGCGCCGCGGCCGTGGACGCCCTCGATGACCAGGAACGCGCGAGGCTCCCGCTGGCTGGCGTGCCCGTGGCGATCAAGGACAACATCTGCGCGCGCGGCACGCGCACCACCGCCGGCTCGCGCATCCTCGATCGCTTCATCGCGCCATATGACGCAACCGTCGTCGAGCGACTCGACGCGGCTGGCGCGGTGATCGTCGCCAAGACCAACTGCGACGAGTTCGCGATGGGGTCGTCGAACGAGAACTCCGCCTACGGTGCGGTCCTCAACCCCTGGGACGAGACCCGCACGCCCGGGGGCTCGAGCGGGGGATCCGCGGCGCTCGTGGCGGCCGGCGCGGTACCGGTGGCGCTCGGATCGGACACCGGCGGCTCCATCAGGCAGCCTGCCTCGTTCTGCGGCATCGTCGGCATGAAGCCCACGTACGGTCGCGTCTCGCGCTACGGCCTCGTGGCGTACGGATCCTCGCTCGATCAGATCGGACCGCTGACACGCACCGTGCGCCAGGCCGGGCACGTCCTCGCCGCACTGGCTGGACCAGACCCGCGCGACGCGACCACCGTGACCATGCCGCCGTTCGAGGTGCCGTCCACCGACGCATCGCTGCAGGGGCTGCGCATCGGCGTGCCACGCGCCCTGCTCGCCGACGGGGTGGACGACGACGTGCGGACGGCGGTGGAGCGCGCCCTCGCCGTGATGGTGGGTGGGGGCGCGACGCTGCACGACATCGAACTGCCGCATGCGGCCCACGCCATCCCGACCTACTACCTCGTGGCCACGGCGGAAGCGAGCGCCAACCTTGCGCGTTACGACGGTGTCCGTTTCGGCTACCGCGCGCCGGCCAGCGATTACACCGACCTCGCTTCGATGTACGCGGCTTCACGCAGCACCGGATTTGGCGCCGAAGTCATGCGCCGCATCCTGCTCGGCACCTACGTGCTCAGCGCCGGCTATTACGACGCCTACTACCGCAAGGCCCAGCAGGTCCGCACGCTCATCACCCGCGACTACGAACGCGCCTTCGCGTCGGTGGATGTCGTCGTCATGCCGACGGCGCCGACCACCGCGTTCCGGCTTGGCGAGAAAGTGGAGGACCCGTTGCAGATGTACCTGGCCGACGTCTTCACGGTCAGCGCCAACCTGTCGGGACTGCCGGCGATCAGCGTGCCCTGCGGCATCGATGGCCAGGGCCTCCCGGTCGGCTTGCAGATGACGGCGCCCGCTTTCGACGAGACGACGCTGCTGCGTGGCGCGGCGGCCTACGAAGACGCACGCGGCGCGTTCCCCACGCCGCGCTGA
- the lpxD gene encoding UDP-3-O-(3-hydroxymyristoyl)glucosamine N-acyltransferase: MTLRELADLLGCRLEGDGDLQITRVASLESAAPGDVAFFNNPRYAKALAATRASAVIAADDVAVPVAALRTMEPYVAFARALALLHPQALPPVGVHVTAVVEASAVLGPDVSIGPYACVGAGVVIGARTVVRAHVTIGDGAVIGDDCLLHPHVSVRERVTLGHRVVVQDHAVIGSDGFGFAADSTGQMVKIPQVGTVVVGNDVEIGVSTAIDRPPIGSTVIGAGTKIDNLVQIGHGVQLGERVILVSQVGIAGSTTVGAGTILAGQVGVAGHLTLGKGVRVTAQTGIHNSLPDKAFVSGSPAFDNRDWLKASAVFRYLPALRRQVHELQRRLAALEAASPGPDAPDEPAGEALP; encoded by the coding sequence TTGACGCTGCGTGAACTTGCCGATCTCCTCGGCTGCCGTCTCGAGGGCGACGGTGACCTGCAGATTACCCGCGTTGCGTCGCTCGAATCCGCGGCCCCCGGCGACGTCGCCTTCTTCAACAATCCCAGGTACGCCAAGGCGCTCGCGGCGACGCGGGCGTCCGCGGTGATTGCCGCCGACGATGTCGCCGTGCCGGTGGCGGCGCTGCGGACCATGGAACCGTACGTCGCGTTTGCGCGCGCCCTGGCGCTGCTCCATCCACAGGCTCTGCCACCCGTTGGCGTCCATGTGACGGCCGTGGTCGAGGCCTCGGCGGTGCTCGGCCCTGACGTGTCCATCGGTCCTTACGCATGCGTCGGCGCCGGCGTGGTGATCGGCGCGCGCACGGTGGTGCGGGCGCACGTCACGATCGGCGACGGGGCGGTGATCGGCGATGATTGCCTGCTGCACCCGCACGTCAGCGTGCGGGAGCGCGTCACGCTCGGCCACCGCGTGGTCGTGCAGGATCACGCCGTCATCGGCAGCGACGGCTTCGGGTTCGCGGCGGACTCGACCGGGCAGATGGTCAAGATCCCGCAGGTCGGGACGGTGGTCGTCGGCAATGACGTGGAAATCGGCGTGTCGACGGCGATCGACCGGCCGCCGATCGGGTCGACCGTGATCGGGGCCGGGACGAAGATCGACAACCTGGTGCAGATCGGCCACGGCGTCCAACTCGGCGAGCGTGTGATCCTGGTATCGCAGGTCGGTATCGCCGGCAGCACCACCGTCGGCGCGGGCACGATCCTGGCGGGGCAGGTTGGCGTGGCCGGTCACCTCACGCTGGGCAAGGGCGTCCGTGTCACGGCGCAGACCGGCATCCACAACTCGCTGCCGGACAAGGCGTTTGTCTCCGGATCTCCGGCCTTCGACAACCGGGACTGGCTCAAGGCATCGGCCGTCTTTCGGTACCTGCCCGCACTTCGCAGGCAGGTCCACGAGTTGCAGCGGCGGCTCGCGGCACTCGAGGCAGCGTCGCCCGGGCCCGACGCACCGGACGAGCCTGCCGGCGAGGCCCTGCCCTGA